A window from Rana temporaria chromosome 8, aRanTem1.1, whole genome shotgun sequence encodes these proteins:
- the LOC120909262 gene encoding E3 ubiquitin-protein ligase DTX1-like, with protein MLDRGSVLVWEWQDESLLWRPYSPQVAHYIEQVLRETPRSSSVSLGEADASLTSYILDLISMNQFRLDTGTLYPVRRVNFPLSSAPGRGIVWEWEELPRQWLPFETRLSILIQDALERQQTGVRLGVPCNGSHICFQTMTQIEFPSQKRIRVRARAQMPYPKAAMKCPPAYHVALPLYINACSNSKHGSLTAQQQTVGTSHGLLNFNQELVNGNHGLLNTRRRTISTNQEKINQGLANANQGLLNVNRGLPNSNQGLMNSNQFLVNSNHVPMNTHQITVNSRQEPLCSSYEMVDSSLMLQNLSHELLNANQISVNFNSGAVNYSADPISSNHGIVNSNDALVNYNQDLKDRSQELINFDANVILPNYGPSSYCETTSNDSSSESGSPNSMLLDSDISPQWAAVQHDSNIYNTSPALARSISRQSNSRTGLPRSESRCRDSRPELARSESRPGDYRPALSRANSRPEEHQVVIHRSESRPAESRPVLLRSKSGPNDYKSGFVRSNSRPGEPKPGLVRSDSKYEFSASEIRPSDFRPALSRSNSRYNEIRPASVKTDYRNVACRPGYVRSNSRPEDSRPELLRSQSRSTSTDSKPSSTSPHHRISHEKPNLVGRSISRSASLRGSRSPPPCACPQCLLVQSVKSASWPGRQLDSRPVKAQHHDSQRCEKSKGLARVPPVPLSNIEGSGMIPPALAGISGLLMSAAGLPVCLSIPATPIFHPPPVKKRAIRPVPGIEGSSRKISNKKSKKPEEMIKQFLQRVKTPLAEDCALCNQPMTDGEVGRLYRCSHAYHVRCLAPLYKDGTLRCPTCQTLYGVKIGSQPAGKMSFHIIPHSLPGYSEFETIRIIYHIAPGVQGPGQPHPGMKFTAPDFPLHCYLPNTKKGREILLLLIKAWERRLLFPILPSRVSGVLDSVSISRIPLKTEFGSNVTGKGFPDSRYLDSVLRQLRDWGVSSD; from the exons gTACCCTATATCCAGTCAGGAGAGTGAATTTCCCTCTTTCAAGTGCTCCTGGGAGGGGCATAGTGTGGGAGTGGGAGGAGCTTCCACGTCAGTGGCTCCCATTTGAAACAAGACTTTCAATCTTGATCCAGGATGCTCTGGAGAGACAGCAAACGGGTGTGCGCCTTGGGGTACCCTGCAATGGATCTCATATTTGCTTTCAGACCATGACCCAAATAGAATTTCCTTCTCAGAAGAGGATTAGAGTCAGAGCTCGAGCCCAGATGCCTTACCCAAAAGCTGCCATGAAATGTCCTCCAGCGTACCATGTTGCCTTACCCCTATATATTAACGCTTGTTCAAATTCCAAACATGGGTCCTTAACAGCTCAACAACAGACTGTTGGCACCAGCCATGGACTATTAAATTTTAACCAAGAGCTTGTTAATGGTAATCATGGACTATTAAACACCAGACGAAGAACCATAAGCACCAATCAAGAAAAAATTAACCAAGGTCTGGCAAATGCCAATCAAGGACTTTTGAACGTCAACAGAGGGCTGCCAAACTCAAACCAAGGACTAATGAACTCAAACCAATTTTTAGTCAACTCCAATCATGTACCCATGAACACCCACCAGATAACAGTAAACTCTAGACAAGAGCCATTGTGCTCCAGTTATGAGATGGTTGATTCTAGCCTCATGCTGCAAAATTTAAGTCATGAGCTTTTGAATGCCAATCAGATCTCAGTGAACTTTAATTCTGGAGCAGTGAATTACAGTGCTGATCCTATATCTTCTAATCATGGGATTGTAAATTCTAATGATGCATTAGTAAACTATAACCAAGACCTAAAAGATCGCAGCCAGGAACTTATTAATTTTGACGCTAATGTGATTCTGCCAAACTATGGACCTTCTTCTTACTGTGAAACTACTTCAAATGATTCTAGTTCTGAATCAGGGAGTCCAAACTCAATGTTGCTTGACTCGGACATCAGCCCACAATGGGCCGCTGTACAACATGACAGTAACATTTATAATACTAGCCCTGCATTAGCAAGATCTATTTCTAGGCAGTCAAATTCAAGAACTGGGCTACCAAGGTCAGAATCAAGATGCAGAGACTCAAGACCTGAGCTAGCAAGATCAGAATCCAGGCCCGGAGACTACAGACCAGCATTAAGTAGGGCTAACTCAAGACCAGAAGAACACCAAGTTGTGATACACAGGTCCGAATCTAGGCCTGCAGAAAGTAGGCCTGTATTGCTGAGATCGAAATCTGGGCCTAATGACTACAAATCTGGATTTGTGAGGTCAAATTCTAGACCTGGTGAGCCTAAACCTGGATTAGTAAGGTCTGACTCTAAGTATGAATTTTCTGCATCTGAAATTAGACCTTCTGACTTTAGACCTGCACTATCTAGATCTAACTCCAGGTACAATGAAATCAGGCCTGCCTCAGTGAAAACAGACTACAGAAATGTAGCATGTAGGCCAGGATATGTAAGGTCCAATTCTAGACCTGAAGATAGTAGGCCTGAACTACTTAGGTCTCAATCAAGGTCCACTTCTACTGACTCCAAGCCAAGTTCAACTAGCCCTCACCATAGAATCAGCCATGAAAAGCCTAATTTAGTTGGCAGAAGTATTTCCCGTTCAGCTTCACTTAGAGGGAGTAGGAGCCCTCCTCCCTGTGCTTGCCCACAGTGTCTTCTAGTGCAGAGTGTGAAGTCTGCTAGCTGGCCAGGGCGCCAATTGGACAGCAGACCAGTCAAAGCTCAGCATCATGACAGCCAGCGATGTGAGAAAAGTAAAGGTCTCGCTAG GGTGCCTCCAGTGCCTCTCAGTAACATAGAAGGCTCAGGAATGATCCCACCAGCCCTAGCAG GTATTAGCGGACTTCTCATGAGTGCCGCAGGACTTCCTGTTTGTCTATCCATTCCTGCTACCCCAATATTTCATCCACCACCAGTAAAGAAAAGGGCCATCCGACCAGTACCTGGAATCGAAGGGAGCAGCCGGAAGATAAGCAACAAAAAGA gtaaaaagccagagGAGATGATCAAGCAATTCCTGCAAAGGGTGAAGACTCCATTGGCAGAG GACTGTGCTCTGTGCAATCAGCCAATGACAGATGGAGAAGTGGGCAGATTGTACCGTTGTAGCCATGCCTATCATGTTCGCTGCCTGGCACCTCTATACAAG GATGGCACTTTGCGCTGCCCGACATGTCAGACATTGTACGGTGTGAAGATTGGGTCTCAGCCTGCAGGGAAAATGTCTTTCCACATCATTCCTCATTCCTTGCCTGGATATTCTGAGTTTGAGACCATACGCATCATCTACCATATTGCTCCTGGAGTACAG GGTCCAGGTCAGCCCCATCCAGGGATGAAGTTTACTGCTCCAGACTTCCCTCTTCACTGTTACCTCCCTAATacaaagaaaggaagagag ATACTGCTTCTCCTAATAAAGGCCTGGGAGCGACGCCTCCTCTTCCCTATCCTCCCATCCCGAGTCTCTGGTGTCCTGGATTCTGTCTCAATCTCCCGGATTCCCCTCAAGACCGAGTTTGGCTCTAACGTCACTGGAAAGGGCTTCCCTGATTCTCGTTATCTGGACAGTGTCTTGCGGCAACTACGGGACTGGGGGGTGTCAAGTGACTGA